CTTCCTTCAGAACCGCCTCCCGACCGGCCTCATGCGCTCCGGCTGGCGCTACTGGGCGAGCGCGCTTGGGACAGATGCCGCGATCCTGACCACGCTTGCCATACTCTACGTTCTCGGGGGCGTGCCGGTGCTGCTTTTTGTCTATCTGCCGATGATGCTGCTCGCCGCCTCAACCGGCATGTGGCTCTTCTACGTCCAGCATCAGTTCGAGGAGACATCCTGGGACCCCGACACCGAGTGGTCGGTTCAGGCTGCGGCCATCCACGGCTCTTCCCACTATGTCCTGCCGCCGATCCTGAGATGGATCACGGCCAATATCGGCGTCCACCATGTGCATCACCTGGCGAGCCGCGTTCCCTTCTACCGCCTGCCCGAAGTCCTTCGGGACCATGCCGAACTCGCCGATATCGGGCGCCTCACCCTGCGCGACAGTCTCGGCTCCGCACGGCTCACGCTCTGGGACGAAACCGGACGACGGCTCGTCTCGTTCTCCGAGGCACGGAAGCTGACGCCGCCGTCTCAACACGCAACGCCGTGCCTCCCCCATAACCCAGGAGATGATCCCCATGACTCGTTTCAATACTTCAGGTCGATCGAATACGGGCCACGACCTTTTCAAGGACAAGGCAAAGAAGAAAACCAAGGATCGCGCGCAGGACATGCCCGCGGCGATCCTCGTCGGTGAGCACGGCAGATATCAGATCAAGTCGGGCCGCCTTGCCGGGGAATATGTCGCCCGCGCGTTTCCGAAACCGCCGACGAACGCACGCGGCCTGATCGCCGAGGCGAGAGGGGCAACGGAAAAGGCAGCAATCACGGCCTTGCACAAGGCCATCGACGCCAGGGAAACCCGAAGAACCGAAGAACGCAGGATTGATCCGCGAACCGGATCCGCAATTCCGAGCATCGACGAATACATCGAAGCGATCGGCCAGGTTACCCTCTCCCACCCCCAGCGCGCGATGCTGATCGCGTTGTCTCTGGCAGACGGCGACGGATTAACAGAGCACCGGATGGCGAACGCCGCCGGGTACAAGTCTCAAACATCGGCCCATCGATCTTTCGCGGGCGCGGGTCTGCTGATCGCCAACTACCTTTCCGTCGAGACGACCGCGGACGGGTCGTCAAGCGATCCGGAAGGCGCCTTGTTTCTGGGGTTCCGCGGAGAACCGCGCAACGAAGAGGACCCGGGAAACTGGATCCTCCACCCAGAACTGCGAGATGCTGTCCGATTTGCGCTGTGACCGAGACAACTTGCCGATGCCTAGAAGGACGGGCCCTTTCCGACTGGCTTGAGCAAGCCGGTTTACCTATCAAGCACAATTAATCTTTCCGCCGAACGCTGATTTGGATCAGCGCGGAAGCGGCGGATCTCTGCGATACTCCAAAATCGCACTAATGCACAACAGCGCAGCCTTCGGAATCCCAACCTGCAGCGCATGCTGTCTCCGCCTCACCGAGGCGAGATAACTTTCATATAAGCACAATCACTTAGGAGAATACCATGGCGAAGGGCAAAAGCCGTCGCGGCCGTGAGGACAAGAAACCGAAGCAGAAGAAGGCTGAACCGGCTCCGGCGCCCTCCTTCAGCAAGGGCCTGACGATCGACACAAAGCCGAAGGGGAAAAAGGCCTGACCCGGCTCGTCTTGCGCGATCGCCTGGGCCTGGGAACAGAACGTGCATCCATGCGGCAAGTCGGCAAAATTGCCCGCTTGCCGACAGGGTTCTAGCATGAATGCCTGGGCGCTACCTCAACTCAACCTCCGCGGCACACGCACCTCACCCTGGAAGAGCGTCGCGCCGGTGCGCGCGGAGCTTTTCGGTATCGAAAGGCTGGAGCAACATGCCGCCAGCCTGGCCGAGGTACAACGTATCTGCGCCTCTACACCGCGTATCGCATCACTGCGCCAGCGACTGAACGATAATGCGACGGCTCTGCGGGCCACCCGCAAGGCCTGTCTCTCAGAGTCGGCAGCGGGAAAACCTATTGTCCCCGCGGCCCAATGGCTGGTGGACAATTTTCACAGGGTCGAGGCGCAGGTGCGCGACTGCCGTACGGATTTGCCGCCCAGCTACTACAAGCTTCTGCCGAAACTTGCCCAAGGGCCGTTTCACGGTTATCCGCGAGTGTTCGAACTGATCTGGGCCTATGTCGCCCATACGGACAGCCATCTCGATGCTCCCGCACTGTCCCGCTTTCTGCGCGCCTATCAGCAGGTACAGCCCCTGACCATAGGAGAGCTCTGGGCGGTTCCGATAACGCTCCGCCTCGTCCTTCTGGAAAACCTGCGGCGGCTGGCCGACCAGATCACCTTCGGTCACAGGATGCGCCTCTCGGCGGATGCCCTTGCGGATCGGCTCCTGGGGGACGGCCAGACCGGGATCGGGATGCCTGCAGATATTGGCGCGTCCGAGCCCCTTTCCGAGATCTTTGCCGCGCAGGTGGCGAAGAGGCTACGTGATTGCGACCCTGTCACGACTCCGGCCATCGGCTGGTTGGAGGATCGGCTGGCCAAGCAGGGGTCGAATGTCGACCTGGCGGTCCGGCATGCACAGGAGCGTCAGGGCGCCTCGAACGTCACGGTTCGAAACGTCATCACAAGCCTGCGCACGATCGCTGAGACGGACTGGCCAGAGCTCTTTGAAAGTGTCAGCCTGGTCGATGCGAAGCTGCGGGAGCATCCGGGATTTTCGGCGATGGATTTCGCCAGCCGCAACCTGTACCGCGATGCCCTCGAGGATCTCGCCCGCCACAGTGACTACAGCGAATTGGATCTGGCCGAGCAGGTGCTGGCGACGGCGGTGGCTGCGCCGGAAGCGGATGGCGACCGGATTTCCGAGCCGGAAATCCTGCGGAGAAGCGATCCGGGCTGGCATCTCCTCGCCGAGGGCCGGGAGGCGTTCGAACGCCAGATCGGCTATCGATACAGAGGATGGCATCGCCCGCAGTTCCGACCCGGTCTCGCAGGATACCTTGGCAGCATTCTTTGTGTCACTCTTGGGCTGCTTGCGCTGAGCGCATGGAGTCTGGTGGTCCTTTCCGGCCCATCCGTGTCGTGGACTGTGCTTGCGCTCTGGTTTCTCGCAGCGGTCATCCCGGCCAGCGCCGTCGCTCAACTTATCGTTGATCGCATGGTGACCTGGGCCGTACCTGCCACGGCACTGCCGGGACTGGCGCTTGAGAGCGGCGTGCCGTCTTCGCTGCGCACGCTCGTGGTTGTGCCGACAATGCTGACAAATGGCGCAGAGCTGACCGAACAACTCGAAGGGCTGGAAGTCCATTATCTGTCCGGCGCCCAAGGAGACGTGACTTTTGCAATCCTGACCGACGGGCTGGACGCCCCCGGACAGCACATGCCGGAGGATGCGCCACTTGTCGCGTTGATTGACGTCGAGGTTGCCCGACTGAACCAGGTCTACGGCGCGGGTCCCGCCGGTGCCCGCTTTCTGCACCTGCATCGTGACCGCCGTTACAACGCCGCCGAACAGATTTGGATGGGATGGGAGCGCAAACGCGGCAAGCTGCACGAGCTCAACCGTCTGTTGCGCGGTGCCGATGACACCGACTACCGCACGGCAGAGGGTCATGTGCCAGCCGTGCCTCCCGGTGTGCGCTACGTCCTGACGCTCGATTCCGACACCCGGATGCCGCGTGACGCGGCCTTGCGGCTGATCGGCAAGATCGCGCATCCGCTGAACCAGCCGATCTTCGATACGGCCCTCAGCCGGGTCAGTGCCGGTCACGCCATTCTACAGCCGAGGATCACCCCCGCCCTGACACCGGAACGGCACGGCACGGCATTTCAGCGCGCGACCTCGGGTCCGGGCGGGATGGATCCCTATGCTGCTGCTGCGTCGGACGTCTATCAGGATCTCTTCGGCGAGGGCTCCTTTACCGGCAAGGGTATCTACGACGTCGATGTCTTCCAGGCGGCGATGGCCGGGCGCGTGCCCGAAAACGCCCTTCTCAGCCATGACCTGCTTGAAGGCATCTTCGCCCGGGCCGGGCTCGTCTCGGACGTGGAACTGATCGAGTCCTTCCCCGACCGACAGGACCTCGCCGCGCGGCGCATCCATCGCTGGTGTCGAGGCGACTGGCAACTGCTGCCCTGGCTTGGCCGGGAAGGCGGGCTGGGCGCGCTGGGACGGGTCAAGGTGCTGGACACGCTGCGCCGCTCGTTGTTGGCCCCGGCCACGCTTGTCCTGTTGACACTGGGGTGGCTTCTGACTGGCCCGGCGGCCTTGCTGGCGACGGCTCTGGCGCTGGTCGCCATGAGCCTGCCCGCTTTCCTGCACGCAGCCCTTTCCGCCGTTCCGCATCAGCGCCGCCTTCACATGGGCAACCACCTGCGCCTGATGCAGGAAGACCTGTCGCTTGCCGTGCTGCAAACCGGGCTGGCGGTCAGCTTTCTCGCCGACGCCGCCTGGCGCGCGCTCGATGCCATCGCCCGCACACTCTGGCGATTGACGGTCTCACGGCGGCATCTCCTGGAATGGACCACGGCGGCCTCGGTCTCGGCCGCTCCGCGCCCCGATCTGCGGGGATTTTCCCGTGCCATGGCGCCGGGGATCCTGCTGGGGCTGTCGGCCACAGGCCTGGCCGGCTTGGCCGCCCCCGGTGCGCTCCCCCTGATCCTTCCCATTGCAGCCCTCTGGCTTGCCGCGCCGCTCATCGCCTTTCGGGTCAGTCAGCCTTCCCGCGCACAACCCGACGCCGCCCTTACCCCGCAGGACGCCCAGGGATTGCGCCTGATCGCACGCAGGACATGGCACTATTTCGAGACCTTCGTCACGCCAGAAGACAGCCATCTGCCCCCCGACAACTTTCAGGAGCAGCCACACGCGATGCTTGCGCACCGCACGTCGCCCACAAATATGGGGCTTTACCTTCTGTCCACTGTCACAGCCGGCGATCTCGGCTGGATCGGCCTGCGTCAGGCGGCCAGCCGGATCGCCGCGACCCTTGGCACGATGCAAGCGCTGCCGCGGGTAAAGGGGCATTTCTACAACTGGTACGACACGCGAGACGGCAGGGTTCTCGACCCGCCCTATGTCTCGTCGGTGGACAGCGGCAATCTGGCCGGCCACCTGATCGCACTGGCCAACGCCTGCGAGGACTGGGCCGCGCATTCCGGCGAGACGCCACGTCAGAGATCTCAGGGGCTGACCGATATTCTTGACCTGGTGGAGCGTGACGCAGAGCGGTTAAAGTCCCCGCTCAGTGACTCCTGCTCCGAGGCGATCGGATCGCTGCGCGATGGCCTGAAACAGGCTGAAGTGAACTGGCCCTTCCTGCAACGCCTGGCGGCCAAGGCCGAACACGCCACTCCGACGCCGGCGGCTATGTCCCCGCATGCGCCCCGATGGCTGTCCTTGCTTCGCGACGGCTTGGCCGAAGCCGCGACAGATGCCGCATCGAGCGAGGCCGACCTTGCCGCTTTGGCCGCAGAATTGCATCGGCTGGGAGTGCAGGCCCGCCGGCTCGCAGTGGACATGGATTTCGGCTTCCTGCTCGACCCCGAGCGCAAGCTGCTGTCCATTGGCTACTCGGCCCACGAGAACAATCTCGACCCGTCCTGCTATGACCTCCTGGCCTCCGAGGCGCGTCTGGCCAGTCTCTTCGCCGTCGCCAAACAGGATCTGCCGCTGCGCCACTGGTTCCGTCTGGGGCGGACGGTCACCGCAACCCGTGGCGGCGCCATTCTCGTCTCCTGGGCCGGCTCGATGTTCGAATACCTGATGCCTGGACTGGTGATGCGAGAACCCGAAGGCGGTCAGCTGGGTCACACCTGTCGATTGGTCGTCGAGAGACAGATCGCCTACGGACGGGCGCAAGGCGTCCCTTGGGGCATTTCGGAATCCGGTTTCAACGCGCGGGATGTGGATCTCAACTATCAGTATTCCACCTTCGGTGTGCCGGGGCTTGGGCTCAAGCGCGGACTTGCCGGGGATCTGGTGATCGCGCCCTATGCAACCGGGCTGGCCGCGATGCTGGATCCCGGTGCTGCACGGCGGAACTACGACGACCTGGAGGCCATGGGTGGCCTTGGGCTCTGTGGCTTCTATGAAGCC
The nucleotide sequence above comes from Celeribacter indicus. Encoded proteins:
- a CDS encoding fatty acid desaturase, with protein sequence MTAIPFSALFALSWAALSVSPWLSVLLSVVNAAFVVRLFMIQHDCGHGALFRHRRWNDWGGRIIGVLTLTPYAVWRRTHAIHHATTGNLDRRGAGDIPTLTVAEYRAKPLVHRALYRLVRHPAFLFGIVPFYSFFLQNRLPTGLMRSGWRYWASALGTDAAILTTLAILYVLGGVPVLLFVYLPMMLLAASTGMWLFYVQHQFEETSWDPDTEWSVQAAAIHGSSHYVLPPILRWITANIGVHHVHHLASRVPFYRLPEVLRDHAELADIGRLTLRDSLGSARLTLWDETGRRLVSFSEARKLTPPSQHATPCLPHNPGDDPHDSFQYFRSIEYGPRPFQGQGKEENQGSRAGHARGDPRR
- a CDS encoding GH36-type glycosyl hydrolase domain-containing protein, whose translation is MNAWALPQLNLRGTRTSPWKSVAPVRAELFGIERLEQHAASLAEVQRICASTPRIASLRQRLNDNATALRATRKACLSESAAGKPIVPAAQWLVDNFHRVEAQVRDCRTDLPPSYYKLLPKLAQGPFHGYPRVFELIWAYVAHTDSHLDAPALSRFLRAYQQVQPLTIGELWAVPITLRLVLLENLRRLADQITFGHRMRLSADALADRLLGDGQTGIGMPADIGASEPLSEIFAAQVAKRLRDCDPVTTPAIGWLEDRLAKQGSNVDLAVRHAQERQGASNVTVRNVITSLRTIAETDWPELFESVSLVDAKLREHPGFSAMDFASRNLYRDALEDLARHSDYSELDLAEQVLATAVAAPEADGDRISEPEILRRSDPGWHLLAEGREAFERQIGYRYRGWHRPQFRPGLAGYLGSILCVTLGLLALSAWSLVVLSGPSVSWTVLALWFLAAVIPASAVAQLIVDRMVTWAVPATALPGLALESGVPSSLRTLVVVPTMLTNGAELTEQLEGLEVHYLSGAQGDVTFAILTDGLDAPGQHMPEDAPLVALIDVEVARLNQVYGAGPAGARFLHLHRDRRYNAAEQIWMGWERKRGKLHELNRLLRGADDTDYRTAEGHVPAVPPGVRYVLTLDSDTRMPRDAALRLIGKIAHPLNQPIFDTALSRVSAGHAILQPRITPALTPERHGTAFQRATSGPGGMDPYAAAASDVYQDLFGEGSFTGKGIYDVDVFQAAMAGRVPENALLSHDLLEGIFARAGLVSDVELIESFPDRQDLAARRIHRWCRGDWQLLPWLGREGGLGALGRVKVLDTLRRSLLAPATLVLLTLGWLLTGPAALLATALALVAMSLPAFLHAALSAVPHQRRLHMGNHLRLMQEDLSLAVLQTGLAVSFLADAAWRALDAIARTLWRLTVSRRHLLEWTTAASVSAAPRPDLRGFSRAMAPGILLGLSATGLAGLAAPGALPLILPIAALWLAAPLIAFRVSQPSRAQPDAALTPQDAQGLRLIARRTWHYFETFVTPEDSHLPPDNFQEQPHAMLAHRTSPTNMGLYLLSTVTAGDLGWIGLRQAASRIAATLGTMQALPRVKGHFYNWYDTRDGRVLDPPYVSSVDSGNLAGHLIALANACEDWAAHSGETPRQRSQGLTDILDLVERDAERLKSPLSDSCSEAIGSLRDGLKQAEVNWPFLQRLAAKAEHATPTPAAMSPHAPRWLSLLRDGLAEAATDAASSEADLAALAAELHRLGVQARRLAVDMDFGFLLDPERKLLSIGYSAHENNLDPSCYDLLASEARLASLFAVAKQDLPLRHWFRLGRTVTATRGGAILVSWAGSMFEYLMPGLVMREPEGGQLGHTCRLVVERQIAYGRAQGVPWGISESGFNARDVDLNYQYSTFGVPGLGLKRGLAGDLVIAPYATGLAAMLDPGAARRNYDDLEAMGGLGLCGFYEALDFTPDRVLPGRRVAVVQSYMAHHQGMTIVAIANALTGGLMRQRFHHEPMIHASELLLQERLPRDIDRALPPLEDARPGGPTPSEADRGRRITGRPGGPPVTHLMSNGRYAVMLTATGGSYSRWGDIALTRWREDATRDPHGAILHIRNLSDGSDQRFGPGAPDTADAEDVQFFEDHATFTARTGQLETVLDVLVSGEADAEVRRLSVTNGGRKPRELDVTSYVELTLADPASELAHPAFSRMFVQTEFLPEYGALIAWRRRRSPEEPEIWVAQFSVVEGTTVAPLQYDSDRDSAFGRDHDQTQPHVITDPAPLAGTTGTVLDPVFALRNRLLIAPGRTARILVWMVAADSREALMDLIDRHHDRSAYDRARTLAWTQAQVQLRHLGISPTEAADFQRLAAPVLYHDRRFRLPSATLIRGAGRQSGLWPLAISGDLPIVVLRIDDPADIGQVRALLQAHEYWLGRQLAVDLVILNEHPASYVKDLQTAIDIALRSSHSRPGDDTRPARGAVFALRSDLIAPDTRALLLAAARVVMLARRGMIGEQLDALLADPVTADTMIADTRQIGPAPQPANALRLRANRRDRTAPQRDEARPLSDRPDLEFYNGTGGFDREGREYVIRLGPPDSTPAPWINVIANPDFGFQVSASGSGFTWAENSRDNQLTPWSNDAVADPPGEAIYIRDDDSGLLFSPTAHPLPPSAGAGPHIVRHGFGYSRFEHRANGIDCELVQFVPRADPVRVSRLFLRNTGTHPRRLSVVTYSEPVMGQSRAASAPFLVTSHEPETGALLVQNPWNTAFPGRVMFAVLNAPSGPAEAWTGDRTEFLGSCGSHADPAALRRGAVMSGRVGAGLDPCLAMMKTLTLAPGESIELVHLLGQCADAAAVVPLLKRMRSADRQAELAAVQTYWDDTLGDLRIETPDRAMDIMVNGWLPYQALACRIEARAAFYQASGAYGFRDQLQDNMAFMLTRPDRTRAHLLRVAARQFPEGDVQHWWLPHTGQGVRTRISDDCVWLGHAVAAYVTSTGDRAILDEQVPFLEGHRLGASEHDAFFLPDDAGHGASLFDHCALGLDRALSLTGEHGLPLIVSGDWNDGMNRVGAAGRGESVWLGWLLLQTLGAFVPLAEKRDPARARRWREQAETLRLSMETHAWDGDWYRRATFDDGTWLGAAGSPACCIDSIPQSWAVLSGQADPDRARRAMESVDSLLVDRENDLARLFTPPFGIGPDSGSQDPGYIAGYPPGLRENGGQYSHAAMWAILAWARLADGARAAELFAMLNPINHARTPEDVQRYRTEPYAVAADVYSVAPHIGRGGWSWYTGSAAWMHRAAIEGILGVTRDGDRLRIAPTMPPDWPGFSMTLRVAGTSCRIRIERADHPRATLDGHPITAGPVVFLPLDGGSHDLNLTLGRLVSTETAAEIDSSVLPIPPD